One region of Metallosphaera sedula DSM 5348 genomic DNA includes:
- a CDS encoding 4Fe-4S dicluster domain-containing protein gives MVEPLRNLPTIRGLVPDLIPFFQKYRSVTPHLIGDEEQERPTRAYTQTDNQVKRYLQFNYCIQCGLCYSACPIVATNEKFPGPAAINVAYRYSADSRDRNPQRVLKLDTPEGVWSCRVAGSCSFVCPKGVDPSLAIQLVKSSLLRGGKP, from the coding sequence ATGGTTGAACCCCTTAGAAACTTACCAACCATAAGAGGTCTAGTCCCCGATCTTATCCCGTTCTTCCAGAAGTACAGGTCTGTAACTCCCCATCTAATTGGAGATGAGGAGCAGGAGAGGCCCACAAGGGCATATACCCAGACTGACAATCAGGTTAAGAGATACCTACAGTTCAACTACTGCATACAATGCGGCCTATGTTATTCTGCCTGCCCCATCGTTGCGACAAACGAGAAGTTCCCGGGACCTGCTGCAATAAACGTGGCCTACCGCTACTCTGCAGACTCAAGGGATAGGAATCCCCAGAGAGTTCTAAAGTTAGACACGCCAGAGGGAGTGTGGTCATGTAGAGTTGCAGGTTCGTGTTCCTTCGTTTGTCCCAAGGGTGTTGATCCCTCCCTCGCCATACAACTTGTTAAATCGTCTCTTCTTAGAGGTGGTAAACCGTGA